In the genome of Actinomadura graeca, one region contains:
- a CDS encoding WD40/YVTN/BNR-like repeat-containing protein: MKPIARMSSLAGVCVIAASLTVPGTAGAASAGPSARPAPTWRSTPTGTDSRLRGLAAVSRKVAWAAGSGGTVLRTTDAGRTWRTTGPPDAAGLEFRDIEASGADRAVVLAIGEGEASRVYRTSDGGRTWELAFKNDEPRAFYDCMTFFDRRHGLAVSDPVDGRFRIISTRDGGRSWKVLPNTGMPDALPGEAAFAASGQCLVSQGRRDVWLATGGASKARVFHSRDRGRTWTVADTPLPSSASQGVFAVAFRDRRHGIAVGGDYRPGEPSPSAAATTSDGGRTWRPAPRPPAEYRSGVVWPVYTGPAALAVGPTGSDGTLDAGRTWTRFDTGSFDTVDCAPDRSCWAAGEKGRAATLLLRDDGGQ, from the coding sequence ATGAAGCCGATCGCCCGGATGTCCTCCCTCGCCGGCGTGTGCGTGATCGCGGCGTCCCTCACGGTCCCCGGCACCGCCGGTGCCGCCTCCGCCGGGCCGTCGGCCCGTCCCGCGCCGACATGGCGGTCCACGCCGACCGGGACGGACTCGCGGCTGCGCGGTCTCGCGGCGGTCAGCCGGAAGGTCGCCTGGGCGGCGGGCAGCGGCGGCACCGTCCTGCGGACGACCGACGCCGGACGCACCTGGCGCACGACCGGCCCGCCCGACGCCGCGGGGCTGGAGTTCCGCGACATCGAGGCGTCCGGCGCCGACCGGGCCGTGGTGCTGGCGATCGGCGAGGGCGAGGCGTCACGCGTCTACCGGACCTCCGACGGCGGCCGGACCTGGGAGCTCGCCTTCAAGAACGACGAGCCCCGCGCGTTCTACGACTGCATGACGTTCTTCGACCGGCGCCACGGGCTCGCCGTCAGCGACCCCGTCGACGGGCGCTTCCGCATCATCTCCACCCGCGACGGCGGGCGCAGCTGGAAGGTGCTCCCCAACACGGGCATGCCGGACGCCTTGCCGGGCGAGGCCGCGTTCGCCGCCAGCGGGCAGTGCCTGGTGAGCCAGGGGCGGCGGGACGTGTGGCTCGCGACCGGGGGCGCGTCCAAGGCGCGGGTGTTCCACTCCCGGGACCGGGGCCGCACCTGGACCGTGGCCGACACGCCCCTGCCGAGCAGCGCGTCGCAGGGCGTGTTCGCGGTCGCGTTCCGCGACAGGCGGCACGGGATCGCGGTGGGCGGCGACTACCGCCCGGGGGAGCCGTCCCCGTCCGCGGCCGCGACCACCTCCGACGGGGGTCGCACATGGCGCCCGGCGCCGCGTCCCCCGGCCGAGTACAGGTCCGGCGTGGTGTGGCCGGTGTACACGGGCCCGGCCGCGCTCGCGGTGGGCCCGACGGGCAGCGACGGCACGCTCGACGCCGGGCGGACCTGGACGCGCTTCGACACCGGCAGCTTCGACACCGTCGACTGCGCGCCCGACCGCTCCTGCTGGGCGGCCGGGGAGAAGGGCCGCGCGGCCACCCTGCTGCTCAGGGACGACGGCGGACAGTAG
- a CDS encoding class I SAM-dependent methyltransferase gives MTDESAAINRANWDVWAAAHGQDAYYDGEALLAGADSLTDVEDAAVGDVTGLDVLHVQCHLGFDSISLARRGARVTGADFSPVALEKARDLARRCGVDVRFVEADATALPPALHGRFDLAYATIGILCWIADAGAWMRSVAATLRPGGRLVLIDGHPLASMIAGLDPLVLDFPYAFDGPHEFSGTASYATETGPTTSVEFAHSLGEIVTAAVTAGLRVTRLEEHLDTPLDPGWGRPPGPGGRHRLRVSGHDLPVLYTLLAERPAPA, from the coding sequence GTGACCGACGAATCGGCGGCGATCAACCGCGCCAACTGGGACGTCTGGGCCGCCGCGCACGGGCAGGACGCCTACTACGACGGCGAAGCGCTGCTGGCGGGCGCCGACTCGCTGACCGACGTGGAGGACGCCGCCGTCGGGGACGTGACGGGGCTGGACGTCCTGCACGTCCAGTGCCACCTCGGCTTCGACTCGATCTCCCTGGCCCGCCGGGGCGCCCGCGTGACCGGCGCCGACTTCTCGCCCGTGGCCCTGGAGAAGGCACGCGACCTGGCCCGCCGCTGCGGCGTGGACGTCCGCTTCGTCGAGGCCGACGCCACCGCGCTGCCTCCCGCGCTGCACGGCCGCTTCGACCTCGCCTACGCCACCATCGGCATCCTGTGCTGGATCGCCGACGCCGGCGCCTGGATGCGCTCGGTCGCCGCGACGCTCAGGCCCGGCGGGCGCCTCGTGCTGATCGACGGCCACCCGCTCGCGAGCATGATCGCCGGTCTCGACCCCCTCGTCCTGGACTTCCCGTACGCCTTCGACGGGCCCCACGAGTTCAGCGGGACCGCCTCGTACGCCACCGAGACGGGACCCACGACGTCCGTCGAGTTCGCCCACTCGCTGGGCGAGATCGTGACCGCCGCGGTCACGGCGGGCCTGCGCGTCACCCGCCTGGAGGAGCATCTCGACACGCCCCTGGACCCGGGCTGGGGACGTCCGCCCGGCCCCGGCGGACGCCACCGCCTGCGGGTGAGCGGCCACGACCTTCCCGTCCTGTACACCCTCCTGGCCGAGCGCCCGGCCCCCGCCTGA
- a CDS encoding serine hydrolase domain-containing protein translates to MHVRIGKKITFTALAAITAAGVGLGQPVAAAPAPRLDSLQDRVNAIQATKAVVGVQAQSIGPGGSRYATAGKSDRETGEAVEAGEAYRTGSTTKTFVATVVLQLVGEGKLSLDDTVERWLPGVVKGNGNDGSKITIRQLLQHTSGIFNYTFDFPPLTDKKAFEENRFTTWTGEQLVAIAMRHRPEFPPGSKWKYSNTNYTLAGMIIEKITGRPWYQEVTRRIIQPLGLRNTSAPYDQPFIIAPHMRGYSAFPTPENPDPPVEDAIDTSDWNPSGGGAAGAMVTTTADQNRFFIALVKGELLPPAQLAEMKTTVRAEELEVVWPGARYGLGLLQASLTCGGSYWGHPGDVAGYATRNGITDDGARSVVVETTGDGTNSDLSTLRAQNALIDKELCAAPSK, encoded by the coding sequence ATGCACGTGAGAATCGGCAAAAAGATTACTTTCACCGCACTCGCCGCCATCACGGCGGCCGGGGTCGGCCTCGGGCAGCCGGTCGCCGCGGCGCCCGCGCCGCGGCTCGACTCGCTGCAGGACCGCGTGAACGCGATCCAGGCGACCAAGGCGGTCGTCGGGGTGCAGGCCCAGTCGATCGGGCCGGGTGGATCGCGTTACGCCACCGCCGGGAAGTCCGACCGGGAGACCGGGGAGGCCGTCGAGGCGGGCGAGGCCTACCGGACGGGCAGCACCACCAAGACGTTCGTCGCCACGGTCGTGCTCCAGCTGGTCGGCGAGGGCAAGCTGTCTTTGGACGACACTGTCGAGCGGTGGCTGCCGGGTGTGGTGAAGGGGAACGGCAACGACGGCTCCAAGATCACGATCCGGCAGTTGCTCCAGCACACCAGCGGTATTTTCAACTACACCTTCGACTTTCCCCCGTTGACCGACAAGAAGGCGTTCGAGGAAAACCGTTTCACGACCTGGACCGGGGAGCAGCTGGTGGCCATCGCGATGCGGCACCGGCCGGAATTCCCTCCCGGCAGCAAATGGAAGTACTCCAACACGAACTACACCCTGGCCGGAATGATCATTGAGAAGATCACCGGGAGGCCCTGGTACCAGGAGGTGACCCGGCGCATCATCCAGCCGCTGGGGCTGCGGAACACCTCCGCCCCCTATGACCAGCCCTTCATCATCGCCCCCCACATGAGGGGCTACTCCGCCTTCCCGACCCCCGAGAACCCGGACCCGCCGGTCGAGGACGCGATCGACACCAGCGACTGGAACCCGTCGGGCGGCGGCGCGGCCGGGGCGATGGTCACCACCACCGCGGACCAGAACCGCTTCTTCATCGCCCTGGTGAAGGGCGAGCTGCTGCCTCCCGCCCAGCTGGCCGAGATGAAGACCACCGTGCGGGCCGAGGAGCTGGAGGTCGTGTGGCCCGGGGCGCGCTACGGGCTCGGGCTGCTCCAGGCGTCGCTGACCTGCGGCGGGAGCTACTGGGGCCACCCCGGTGACGTCGCGGGCTACGCCACCCGCAACGGCATCACCGACGACGGCGCGCGCTCCGTCGTGGTGGAGACGACCGGTGACGGCACCAACTCGGACCTCTCCACCCTGCGCGCGCAGAACGCCCTGATCGACAAGGAGTTGTGTGCGGCCCCATCGAAATAA
- a CDS encoding MHYT domain-containing protein: MTHVHHFTYGPLTPIAAYVMSFVGALLGLQCTSRARVATGRSQASWLALAAVSIGGTGVWVMHFIAMLGFSVGGMDIRYNVPLTLFSAVIAIGVVGVGMFLVGFGGEKARFILPAGIITGLGVASMHYAGMAAMNMPADVSYQPGIVLLSVVIAVVAASAALWFTLRVRRTAATVGAALIMGVAVSGMHYTGMAAMRVRSLPGADPASGAQAGNLLMPLIVGVSIVAVALLVIVSVYPSENEVAYMAELERQLRDRRAASQPPARSPGVPPGGERQAGEWFGGGPPSQR, from the coding sequence ATGACACACGTTCATCACTTCACCTATGGGCCGCTCACCCCGATCGCCGCCTACGTGATGTCCTTCGTCGGGGCGCTACTCGGGCTGCAATGCACGTCCCGGGCGCGGGTGGCCACGGGACGGTCGCAGGCGTCGTGGCTGGCGCTCGCGGCGGTGTCCATCGGCGGCACCGGCGTCTGGGTCATGCACTTCATCGCGATGCTCGGGTTCAGCGTGGGCGGCATGGACATCCGCTACAACGTCCCCCTCACGCTGTTCAGCGCCGTCATCGCGATCGGGGTCGTCGGGGTCGGGATGTTCCTGGTCGGGTTCGGCGGCGAGAAGGCGCGCTTCATCCTCCCGGCGGGCATCATCACCGGGCTCGGCGTGGCCAGCATGCACTACGCCGGCATGGCCGCCATGAACATGCCCGCGGACGTCTCCTACCAGCCCGGCATCGTGCTGCTCTCCGTGGTGATCGCCGTCGTGGCGGCCAGCGCCGCGCTCTGGTTCACCCTGCGGGTCCGCCGCACCGCCGCGACCGTCGGCGCCGCCCTGATCATGGGCGTGGCCGTCTCCGGGATGCACTACACCGGGATGGCGGCCATGCGGGTGCGGTCGCTGCCGGGCGCGGACCCGGCGTCCGGCGCCCAGGCCGGGAACCTGCTGATGCCCCTGATCGTCGGCGTCAGCATCGTGGCGGTCGCCCTGCTGGTGATCGTCTCGGTGTACCCGAGCGAGAACGAGGTCGCCTACATGGCCGAGCTGGAACGCCAGCTCCGCGACCGGAGGGCGGCATCGCAGCCGCCCGCGCGCTCACCGGGCGTCCCGCCGGGCGGCGAGAGGCAGGCGGGCGAGTGGTTCGGCGGAGGCCCGCCGTCACAGCGGTGA
- a CDS encoding MFS transporter, translating to MAVRRRASRTLATGSAISTLGSAGMGVASPLLVLFMTRSPILTGLTVAAGLIPPFLLGPLAAAMADRVDPRRSLVMIHMARILTSQTLGIAFLLVEEPVWPLIIATFLNACWECFRTAAEAEALRQFIPQDVFPEALARSEIYPKVMAIPGRVLGGVLLSLNAALPVLFDAVTSLASLAITLRLSRTGVRRASLPHRPGRSSRASLPGAATLDGLRIIGRDPFLGAAAIACSTAVFLVQAVPLLLLDTAVRQTMPPALIGVLFALPAVAGVAGWLAAPRIHQILPERSFLLACFLTWAPLLFVVSGTLRQPLTAMLAWAMCNFVGTQINVVLAVHRIASVRPERLGRVMRADRLLTAGATALGSLIAGYAVAGFGPRMTAHIAAGGTFAIAVLLAVFFLASRFLGNRSAVSAVALVPSVVRARWRSGQGEGGFIVVGRLWRRASVPRASSMVGGRAAADTPAVRASPL from the coding sequence ATGGCCGTTCGCCGCCGCGCCTCACGGACGCTCGCCACCGGCTCCGCGATCTCGACCCTCGGGTCCGCAGGGATGGGTGTCGCGAGCCCGCTCCTCGTGCTGTTCATGACGCGCTCACCGATCCTCACGGGCCTCACCGTCGCCGCAGGGCTCATCCCCCCGTTCCTCCTCGGCCCGCTGGCCGCGGCGATGGCGGACCGGGTGGACCCCAGGAGATCGCTGGTCATGATCCATATGGCCCGCATCCTCACGTCACAGACGCTGGGCATTGCCTTTCTCTTGGTCGAAGAGCCGGTGTGGCCGCTCATCATCGCGACCTTCCTGAACGCGTGCTGGGAGTGCTTCCGCACGGCGGCGGAGGCGGAGGCGCTGAGGCAATTCATTCCGCAGGATGTCTTTCCGGAGGCCCTGGCCAGGAGTGAGATCTATCCCAAGGTCATGGCCATCCCGGGCCGCGTGCTCGGGGGCGTCCTCCTGAGCCTCAACGCCGCCCTTCCCGTCCTCTTCGACGCGGTGACGTCTCTCGCCTCCCTTGCGATCACCCTGCGGCTTTCACGCACCGGAGTCCGGCGGGCCTCTCTGCCTCACCGACCGGGCCGATCGTCGCGCGCCTCTCTGCCGGGGGCGGCGACGCTGGACGGTCTCAGGATCATCGGCCGCGACCCCTTTCTCGGCGCCGCCGCCATCGCCTGCTCGACGGCCGTGTTCCTCGTCCAGGCCGTCCCTCTGCTCCTGCTCGACACGGCCGTCCGGCAGACCATGCCGCCCGCGCTCATCGGCGTTCTTTTCGCCCTGCCCGCGGTCGCAGGAGTGGCGGGCTGGCTGGCCGCGCCGAGGATCCATCAGATCCTGCCGGAACGGTCGTTCCTCCTCGCCTGCTTCCTGACCTGGGCGCCGCTGCTGTTTGTGGTGAGCGGGACGCTTCGTCAACCTCTCACCGCAATGCTGGCCTGGGCGATGTGCAATTTCGTCGGAACGCAGATCAATGTGGTGCTCGCGGTCCATCGGATCGCTTCGGTTCGGCCGGAACGTCTCGGCCGGGTGATGCGGGCCGACAGATTGCTGACCGCGGGGGCGACCGCCCTGGGCTCGCTCATCGCCGGATACGCCGTCGCCGGATTCGGCCCGCGGATGACCGCGCACATCGCGGCAGGCGGCACCTTCGCCATCGCCGTGCTGCTGGCGGTCTTCTTCCTCGCGTCCCGGTTCCTCGGGAACCGGTCGGCGGTTTCGGCGGTGGCACTGGTCCCGTCCGTGGTGCGTGCGCGCTGGAGGAGCGGGCAGGGCGAGGGCGGGTTCATCGTCGTCGGACGGCTCTGGCGGAGAGCGTCCGTCCCTCGCGCTTCGAGCATGGTGGGGGGCAGGGCGGCGGCTGATACGCCTGCCGTCAGGGCGTCACCGCTGTGA
- a CDS encoding sensor histidine kinase, protein MLVNESGPAVPRRGGGFAISRARAILDALEHLVGGLGTAMLALTALTWMFTVGLLCVVGVGFLLARTVPRVVRTAADRERARLSRWGPEIICEGPPATRARAALADPVFRRELRWVFAHGTLGLFLSLVGATTAINAAQDITYPLWWRLLPEGKATPNLVFWTVRDTTDAVAVSLLGVGLGVAFLVLGTGMAWLQALPGRRLLVPTADSDLALRVAQLSATRAAALDAHGAELRRIERSLHDGAQNRLVAVTVLLGATRRALARDPAGAEAVLERAQDAAEQALAELRTVVRSILPPVLADRGLAGALAGLAADCGIPCRVDVDVPVRCAASVEATAYFMAAEALTNISRHSRARRAKVTVRRVGDVLTLLVEDDGVGGAEEKAGTGIAGIRSRIEAHDGRLTLISPPGGPTTLRMELPCGS, encoded by the coding sequence ATGCTCGTGAACGAATCCGGACCGGCCGTTCCCCGGCGCGGCGGAGGGTTCGCCATCTCGCGTGCCCGTGCCATCCTCGACGCCCTTGAGCACCTCGTCGGCGGCCTCGGCACGGCCATGCTCGCCCTCACGGCCCTCACGTGGATGTTCACGGTCGGCCTCTTGTGCGTCGTCGGCGTGGGCTTCCTCTTAGCGCGTACCGTGCCGCGCGTCGTGCGGACCGCGGCCGACCGGGAGCGTGCACGGCTCTCCCGGTGGGGCCCCGAGATCATCTGTGAGGGACCTCCGGCCACCCGCGCGCGCGCCGCGCTCGCGGATCCGGTCTTCCGGCGGGAGCTCCGCTGGGTGTTCGCCCACGGGACGCTGGGCCTGTTCCTCAGCCTGGTCGGCGCGACCACCGCGATCAACGCCGCGCAGGACATCACCTACCCGCTCTGGTGGAGGCTGCTGCCGGAGGGCAAGGCCACCCCCAACCTGGTGTTCTGGACCGTGCGCGACACCACCGACGCCGTGGCGGTGTCGCTGCTCGGGGTCGGGCTCGGCGTCGCGTTCCTGGTGCTCGGCACGGGCATGGCCTGGTTGCAGGCGCTGCCGGGGCGGCGGCTGCTGGTGCCCACCGCCGATTCCGACCTCGCCCTGCGGGTCGCGCAGCTGTCCGCGACCCGGGCCGCCGCGCTGGACGCCCACGGGGCGGAGCTGCGGCGCATCGAGCGCTCGCTGCACGACGGCGCCCAGAACCGGCTCGTCGCGGTCACCGTGCTGCTCGGCGCGACCCGCCGCGCGCTGGCGCGCGACCCCGCCGGCGCCGAGGCCGTCCTCGAACGCGCCCAGGACGCCGCCGAGCAGGCGCTGGCCGAGCTCCGCACGGTGGTGCGCAGCATCCTGCCGCCCGTCCTCGCCGACCGGGGGCTCGCCGGAGCGCTGGCCGGGCTCGCGGCGGACTGCGGGATCCCGTGCCGCGTGGACGTCGACGTCCCCGTCCGCTGCGCCGCGTCCGTCGAGGCCACCGCCTACTTCATGGCGGCCGAGGCGCTCACCAACATCTCCAGGCACAGCCGGGCCCGGCGCGCGAAGGTGACCGTCCGCCGAGTCGGCGACGTCCTGACGCTGCTGGTCGAGGACGACGGCGTCGGCGGCGCGGAGGAGAAGGCCGGCACCGGGATCGCCGGCATCCGCAGCCGGATCGAGGCGCACGACGGCCGCCTCACCCTGATCAGCCCTCCCGGCGGGCCGACGACCCTCCGAATGGAGCTGCCATGCGGATCGTGA
- a CDS encoding haloacid dehalogenase type II, with protein sequence MTGFDATAVRVVACDIFGTTVDWRTGVAGQVAAVAAEHGVDLDGGVFADDWRDRYLPSMRRVNDGLRDWAYLDTLHRESLDALLGDRGLADAFDGAARDRLVRVWHRLPAWPDAADGLARLRRRHVVAALSNGGFALMTHLIKAAGLPFDCVLSAELARAYKPAPEAYLTAARLLDVAPSQILMVACHTWDIDGARAAGLATAFLERPLEKGPAREADRASATTSDLTVTGFPQLADVLGC encoded by the coding sequence ATGACGGGATTCGACGCGACCGCGGTGCGGGTGGTGGCCTGCGACATCTTCGGCACCACCGTCGACTGGCGCACGGGCGTCGCCGGGCAGGTGGCCGCGGTGGCGGCCGAGCACGGCGTGGACCTGGACGGCGGGGTGTTCGCCGACGACTGGCGCGACCGGTACCTGCCGTCCATGCGGCGCGTCAACGACGGGCTGCGCGACTGGGCCTATCTCGACACGCTGCACCGCGAGTCCCTGGACGCCCTGCTCGGCGACCGCGGTCTCGCGGACGCGTTCGACGGCGCCGCGCGCGACCGCCTCGTCCGCGTCTGGCACCGCCTTCCCGCCTGGCCGGACGCGGCGGACGGCCTGGCGCGGCTGCGGCGGCGCCATGTCGTGGCCGCCCTGTCCAACGGCGGGTTCGCGCTGATGACCCATCTCATCAAGGCGGCGGGACTGCCCTTCGACTGCGTCCTGTCCGCGGAGCTGGCACGCGCCTACAAGCCCGCCCCGGAGGCGTACCTCACCGCCGCGCGGCTGCTGGACGTCGCCCCCTCGCAGATCCTCATGGTCGCCTGCCATACGTGGGACATCGACGGCGCCCGGGCGGCCGGGCTCGCCACCGCGTTCCTGGAGCGCCCGCTAGAGAAGGGGCCCGCGCGGGAGGCGGACCGCGCGTCCGCCACCACGAGCGATCTGACGGTCACCGGCTTCCCGCAGCTGGCCGACGTCCTCGGCTGCTGA
- a CDS encoding NACHT domain-containing protein codes for MTRREGEVTQHGTAYGFARIFQVAGDMVVHEGGGPARGAPGERVRRRWTVLACGFVLVAALLPFAPLPAWPRYGTAAALALAAGLGRWEIARRARTRLLGDLLSVVAPGGRPPAATDVNPYRIGVSRSRYAGDGPRLGYVPERDTYIPRHPFDADLDAAITGARDHIVLVVGGAKAGKSRTAWEAVRRLPRAAVLVPRPGRLASLRRCGRLRARRRGPLVLWLDDLGLYLTGDERLTDALLLWLRRRHPGLVVVATMTSRAYWDVLDPDPAAPAADTLKVVEEATVLSLSPGLTPGELEQARRLYPDEVFQRGPGEELVAAWAHDELYELGPDDPARWAVIRAAIDWRRAGIGRPVPGRALARIVPHYLAAERGTDRFPAAARLEEGLAWALTVPKDSPAKALEQVEEEPEPSYTAFDYLVERADRTGSAGRGPLPIPAAAWAEIVAHAAPEDVPAVIRSARRRGAGEAVLSAALERLRALRPGDTAPERLPGGLEERLHDYLGRLAGHPDLPEPEHVPLELPVRRRTDLDVRLGLEPPAGVRPPERLGAIAAIREARRCVLLGDPGSGKTTTLRILLDAFAAESSASGHIPVYVWLPRGGGTGGTASERVERLIGDAFRRTHPGITDADVRALLDRGRLALLFDGLNEIGAAHAGAFLDGLAEVLDGHDEHIVIIATRTHGFESRFADRPFGVLQLLELDYPDGVRAFVAARLAPGDADGMMAALDARAPLRRLALNPLLLHLMVTAYGTAGRLPGSRARLLDTIVRELLDDPAQHALLARLGYEMRLKGLELTTGQAEETCGAALGGLVRTPLLLRDADTGRVRFWHQTFQEYFAASHVSGDLRRYLRRHGRDPAWREVLALAAGLLPEDDAYRCVVRMWRRDRLLAVTGLSSIERYDGPRWDRLRQRFAVRLRRRITVIVGWQRGYPYVLTACYGSALWLVPGSVIDSLPGGVLTVVPIGLIALVAFFRLYASVLLRFEKVTVRRHIRPGITALRMLDDVGATRLLTELKAAIADDFTVGKLTRAALANQLLPRSRTLRELELRLASPETRLEAVEHLGDLASPAAMGMLRDLLDGPDLDDLTHAAVIRELLRYARTTGEPTGDLEQRLREQAGGAGSYVRRRRAYRALRDLGADAAPPSRWGDPRLAALLAVLAVVSGLYWYWTGVR; via the coding sequence GTGACCCGCCGCGAGGGCGAGGTGACCCAGCACGGGACCGCCTACGGTTTCGCGCGGATCTTCCAGGTCGCCGGGGACATGGTCGTCCACGAGGGCGGCGGGCCCGCCCGGGGAGCGCCGGGCGAACGCGTACGCCGCCGGTGGACCGTCCTGGCCTGCGGGTTCGTCCTCGTCGCGGCCCTTCTGCCCTTCGCGCCCCTACCCGCGTGGCCGCGGTACGGGACGGCGGCGGCGCTCGCGCTGGCGGCGGGCCTCGGCCGGTGGGAGATCGCGCGCCGGGCACGCACGCGCCTGCTCGGCGACCTGCTGTCGGTCGTCGCGCCGGGCGGGAGGCCGCCCGCGGCCACCGACGTCAACCCGTACCGGATCGGCGTGTCGCGCTCCCGATACGCCGGCGACGGGCCGCGGCTGGGCTACGTGCCGGAACGCGATACCTACATCCCCCGGCACCCGTTCGACGCCGATCTCGACGCGGCGATCACCGGCGCCCGCGACCACATCGTGCTGGTCGTGGGCGGCGCGAAGGCGGGCAAATCGCGCACCGCCTGGGAGGCCGTGCGGCGGCTGCCCCGCGCCGCGGTCCTCGTCCCGCGGCCGGGACGGCTCGCCTCGCTGCGGCGGTGCGGGCGCCTCCGGGCGCGCCGCCGGGGCCCCCTGGTCCTGTGGCTGGACGACCTGGGCCTGTACCTGACCGGCGACGAACGCCTCACCGACGCCCTCCTCCTGTGGCTCCGGCGGCGCCACCCGGGGCTCGTCGTCGTCGCCACGATGACGAGCCGGGCCTACTGGGACGTCCTCGACCCCGACCCGGCGGCCCCCGCCGCCGACACGCTCAAGGTCGTCGAGGAGGCGACGGTGCTGAGCCTGTCCCCCGGCCTGACACCCGGTGAGCTGGAGCAGGCCAGGCGGCTCTACCCGGACGAGGTCTTCCAGCGCGGGCCGGGCGAGGAGCTCGTCGCGGCCTGGGCGCACGACGAGCTGTACGAGCTGGGCCCGGACGACCCGGCGCGGTGGGCGGTGATCCGCGCGGCGATCGACTGGCGGCGCGCCGGGATCGGCCGTCCCGTCCCGGGCCGGGCGCTGGCCCGGATCGTCCCGCACTACCTGGCGGCGGAGCGCGGCACGGACCGCTTCCCCGCGGCCGCCCGGCTGGAGGAGGGCCTGGCATGGGCCCTGACCGTCCCGAAGGACTCGCCGGCGAAGGCGCTGGAGCAGGTCGAGGAGGAACCCGAGCCGTCCTACACCGCGTTCGACTATCTCGTCGAGCGGGCCGACCGGACCGGGTCGGCGGGCCGGGGACCGCTGCCTATCCCCGCGGCGGCCTGGGCGGAGATCGTGGCGCACGCCGCCCCGGAGGACGTGCCCGCCGTGATCCGGAGCGCGCGGCGGCGCGGGGCCGGGGAGGCGGTGCTGTCCGCGGCGCTGGAGCGGCTCCGCGCGCTGCGCCCCGGCGACACGGCACCGGAGCGGCTCCCCGGCGGGCTGGAGGAGCGGCTGCATGACTACCTCGGCCGGCTGGCGGGGCATCCCGACCTGCCGGAGCCGGAGCACGTGCCGCTGGAGCTGCCGGTCCGGCGGCGCACGGACCTGGACGTGCGGCTCGGGCTGGAGCCGCCCGCCGGGGTCCGCCCGCCCGAACGGCTCGGCGCCATCGCGGCCATCCGGGAGGCGCGGCGATGCGTCCTGCTGGGCGACCCGGGGTCGGGCAAGACGACGACGCTGCGAATCCTGCTGGACGCCTTCGCGGCCGAGTCCTCCGCGTCCGGGCACATCCCCGTCTACGTCTGGCTCCCCCGCGGCGGCGGGACAGGCGGGACGGCGTCCGAGCGCGTGGAGCGCCTCATCGGCGACGCGTTCCGCCGCACGCACCCGGGGATCACCGACGCGGACGTGCGGGCGCTGCTCGACCGCGGGCGGCTGGCGCTGCTGTTCGACGGGCTCAACGAGATCGGCGCGGCGCACGCCGGCGCGTTCCTCGACGGGCTCGCGGAGGTGCTGGACGGGCACGACGAGCACATCGTCATCATCGCCACCCGGACCCACGGCTTCGAGTCGCGGTTCGCCGACCGCCCGTTCGGCGTCCTGCAGCTGCTGGAGCTGGACTACCCCGACGGCGTGCGCGCGTTCGTCGCGGCGCGGCTCGCGCCGGGCGACGCCGACGGGATGATGGCGGCCCTGGACGCGCGGGCGCCGCTGCGGCGGCTGGCGCTCAACCCGCTGCTGCTCCATCTGATGGTCACCGCCTACGGCACCGCGGGACGGCTCCCCGGGAGCCGCGCCCGGCTGCTCGACACGATCGTCCGGGAACTGCTGGACGACCCGGCCCAGCACGCGCTCCTCGCGAGGCTCGGGTACGAGATGCGGCTCAAGGGCCTGGAGCTGACGACCGGCCAGGCCGAGGAGACGTGCGGCGCCGCGCTCGGCGGCCTCGTCCGGACCCCGCTGCTGCTGCGGGACGCGGACACCGGCCGCGTCCGCTTCTGGCATCAGACGTTCCAGGAGTACTTCGCGGCGTCCCACGTCAGCGGCGACCTGCGCCGCTACCTGCGCCGGCACGGTCGCGACCCGGCGTGGCGGGAGGTGCTGGCGCTCGCCGCCGGGCTGCTGCCGGAGGACGACGCCTACCGCTGCGTCGTGCGGATGTGGCGCCGGGACCGGCTCCTCGCGGTCACGGGCCTGAGCAGCATCGAACGCTACGACGGGCCCCGCTGGGACAGGCTGCGGCAGCGGTTCGCGGTGCGGCTGCGGCGGCGGATCACGGTCATCGTCGGCTGGCAGCGCGGCTACCCCTACGTGCTGACGGCCTGCTACGGCTCGGCGCTCTGGCTCGTCCCGGGCTCGGTGATCGACTCCCTGCCAGGCGGCGTGCTCACGGTCGTGCCGATCGGGCTCATCGCGCTCGTCGCGTTCTTCCGCCTCTACGCGTCCGTCCTGCTGCGCTTCGAAAAGGTCACGGTCAGGCGCCACATACGGCCGGGGATCACCGCGCTGCGCATGCTGGACGACGTCGGCGCCACCCGCCTGCTGACGGAGCTCAAGGCGGCCATCGCCGACGACTTCACGGTCGGGAAGCTGACCCGTGCCGCCCTCGCCAACCAGCTCTTGCCGCGCTCGCGGACGCTGCGGGAGCTGGAACTGCGGCTGGCCTCCCCCGAGACCCGGCTGGAGGCCGTCGAGCACCTCGGGGATCTGGCGTCACCGGCCGCGATGGGGATGTTGCGCGACCTGCTGGACGGCCCGGACCTCGACGACCTCACCCACGCCGCCGTCATACGCGAGCTGCTCCGGTACGCGCGGACCACGGGCGAGCCGACCGGCGACCTCGAACAGCGGCTCCGCGAGCAGGCCGGAGGCGCGGGATCCTACGTCAGGCGCCGGCGGGCGTACCGGGCGCTGCGCGACCTCGGCGCCGACGCCGCCCCGCCGAGCCGGTGGGGCGACCCGAGGCTGGCGGCTCTTCTGGCCGTCCTCGCCGTGGTGTCGGGCCTCTACTGGTACTGGACGGGAGTGCGTTGA